The Leifsonia poae region CGAAGGCTCCGGCGCGGTAGACGAGCACATCGCGGAAGACCGTGCGCTCCACGCTCATGCTCGGGCGGGAATGGCGCACTCGAGGGCGAAGCTCAGCTGGGACAGCTGGAACGATTCCGACGGCCGGTGGAAGTCGATGCAGTGCCCACTGCCGTGCACCAGCCGGCTGTCGACGGACGTGGCCGATCCGAATCCGGCGCGGAATGCGTCGATCTCACTCTGATCGGTGACCCACAGTGCGTCGAACTCGCCCTGCCGGTGGTGCACCGGAACCTTGACCCGGCCGCAGACCTCGGCACGGTGCTCAATCCATTCGCCGGTGATGTCGAGGAGTTCGGACTTCGGCACGATCGTGTTCGAGGGGTGGCTTGCCGCGGGCATGTCGGCCGCGATGGTCCCGGCGGGGCCGAACATCACCTGGTCCTTCATCGGGGTGGGAAGCTCGATGACTGGGATGTCGGGCAGCGACTCCCACGCGGCGCGCGACTCTCCGGGGACGCGCACCAGGCATCCCGAGATGGCGAGCCCGAGCAGCGGCCAGTCCTGTGGGGTGGCGGCGATCGCTGTGGCGACGGCGGCCCCGATCGAGTGCGCGATGAGCACGATGCCGGCGGTTCCTTCGCCGTGTTCGCGCCAGATGGAGCCGATCGCGTCGCCGAGCACGTCGGCATTGCTCAGAATGATCGACTCGCCGGCGTCGAGCGGGCTCGAGTCTCCGTAGTTCGGCCGGTCGAGCGCGATCACGGGAACGCCCGCGGCGGCCGCGTGGTCGAGCAGGGAGTAGCCCGGAATGTCGAAGTACACCGACGAGTACGTGCCTCCATGCAGTGCGATGACGAGAGGGACGTCCCGACCGGGCGCTGTCCCGTTGCTGCGACCGCTGAAGGTCATGCCGGCGGCAGCGCCGGAACCGGACACGGAGTGGGTGAATGACGTGGACATCATCGTCCTTTCGGGTGGGTTGGGTGGGGTGGATTCAGGTGGCGGCGAGTGTCGCGCGGACGTCTGCTGCCGTGGCGAGGGAGGCGTCAATGTCGCGGTGATCGGGGCGCAGCGCGAGGATCCCCGCGCCCTTCAGCTCCGTGGGGAGACCCGCCGGCCGGGCGATGACGAGGAAATGGAAGTGCGGGTAGTTCTCGCCGAAGCTCATGAAATAGACGCCTTCGGCGCCGGTCGCAGTTTGGATGGCCGTGGCCACGCGCTGCGATATCACTCCGAACCCGGCGGCCTCCTCACCGGTCAGTGAACCCCATCCCTCGGCGTGACGGCGCACCCGGAGGATGTACCATCCGGGGAGGTCGTAGCCGTCTGCCACCTCGCAGGAGAAGTCGTCGTCGCGGTATACGACGGCGACGCCCGCGGCCTGCTCGAGGTCGCAGGGCAGGCAGGCGCTCACGCGTTCGCTCCTGCCGGCAGGAGCAGCGCGTCGAGGAAGGCTTCGATGGTGCGCGGCGGTCGGCCGGTCACCTGCTGGACCGTGTCGGTCACGAAGGCGGACTCACCTGCGCGGAACAGTTCATACATCTCCTCGAAGTGCTCCGCCTCCCACTCGGCCATGCCACGCGCCACGAGGGAGGTACGGACCTCGGCGGGGGTGACATCGATCAGGTCGGCGGGGGCTCCGGTCCGCTCGGAGACGAGCGTCGCGATCTCGGCGTAGCTCACCGGGTGCGGCCCGGTGAGCACGAGCGTCTGCCCGTCCCACTGGTGGCTCGTGATGACCCGGGCAGCGACGGCGCCGACGTCGAGCGCATCGATGAAGCTGATCCCTTCGGCGCCGATCGGGTTCATGATCTTTCCTGTGGCCTGCATCGCGGGCAGCATGAGCCTCGCGACGATCACCTGGAGAAACGAGTTTGGGCGGAGGATCACGAACGGCTGGCCGCTTTCGATCAGCACCCGTTCGATCTCCCAGTGCTGGCGGCAGACGTGCGGCCCCTGCGGGGTGATCGCGGAGTCTGTGCCGGAGAGCTTGACGATGCGCGCCCCAGATCGTCGCAGCTGGCGGATGACCCCGAGTTGCGCGTCGGCCATCGCGAAGTCGTGCGGGGAGAGGAGGAAAACGGTGTCGATATCGTCGGCGGCGTCCGCGACGGCGGCGGGATCGGTGAAGTCGCCGACGACGAGCTCCACTTCATCGCCCAGCAGCTGGCGGGCGCGGGCCTCGTCGCGCACCAGGACACGCGGCTCCTCGCCCGATCGGAGGAGTTCGGACACGACGTGCGGACCGACGTTACCGGTCGCGCCGAGGATCAGGGCGGTCATCGAGCCTCCTTGCTCGCTATTCGCTACGATATATTCTGAATCGTACGACTCGCGCTTCCGTTCGCACAAGCCGTGTTCTCAGCGTCTTTCGAGAGTCGAGATGTGGTCGAGGATGCGACCCTCGTTGGCCGACAGATGGGCCCGCAGCGCGTCGGCCATGGCATCGGCATCGTCGCGGAGGGCGGCGTCCCGCAGCACGAGGTGCGTCTCGTACCGGCGCTGCCGTTCCGTTTCCGTGATCTGGGTCGGGTCGAACACGAGATGCGTGTACCGTTCCGCGGCCATCCACAGAGTCTGCATCATCCTGTCGTCCCACTCGTTGGCGGCGGGATGGACGAGCGCTGCGTGAAAGTCGTAGTGGGCTTGCCATGCGACCTCGGGGTCCGGGTCGCGGCTGCCCTCCAGCAGTGCGTCGAGCCGCTCCCGTTCCGCTGGACTGCGTCTGCCTGCCGACGAGCCGGCGAGTGGGAGTTCGATGAGGTAGCGCAAGCGGTAGATCGCCTGCAGATCGGCACTCGTCAGCGGCGCGACGCTCGCGCTTCGAGCGCGGCGCAGCACGATCAGCCCTTGTGACTCCAGTCTTCGCAGGGCCTCGCGCACGGGGATGTGACTCACGCCGAGCTGGGTTGCGAGGTCTCGGATCGAGAATGCGGTGCCGGGTGCGAGTGCGCCGGTTAGCACAGCACGGCGGATCTCTGCCGTGACGAGGTCGACGATCGAGGCGCTCGACTCGGCGAGTGATCTGACCTGTGTCTCCTGAGTCATGCGTCTCCTCGTCGGGCGTTTGTGTCATCGTCCCACGACAGCGCCCGTGTGCTTGCGGCGCCATCGCCGTCCGCGTTACTCTATAAGATATATTCTCTGTCGACAAGGTGGTCTGGACGAGGGAGTCCGCATATGGATGCAACGTCGGTTCGCCCGGCTCGGGTCGATTCGGCCACGCTCGAGGCCGTCGAGCGGAAGGTGCTGTGGCTGTCGACCGCGATGGTCGATGCCGCGAACTCGTCGGCTCGCAAAGACCCGGATGGTCTCAAGATCGGGGGCCACCAGGCATCCAGCGCGTCGATGGCCACGATCATGACCGCCCTCTGGTTCACGGGCCTCACGGCGAACGACCGCGTCTCGGTCAAACCGCACGCCTCTCCGGTGCTGCACGCGATCAACTACCTGCTCGGCGAACTCCAGCCGGATCAGCTGGGCACGTTGCGCGCATTTCACGGGTTGCAGAGCTACCCGAGTCGATCTAAGGACCCCGACACCGTCGACTACTCGACCGGCTCGGTCGGGATCGGGGCGACCGCGCCGATCTGGGGAGCCGTCGCGCGGCGATTCGCGGCTGACAGCGCGGGGCGGCCGCGCAGCGTCGGGAGGCAGTTCAGCCTGGTCGGCGACGCCGAGCTCGACGAGGGAGCCGTCTGGGAGGCCCTCATGGACCCGACCGTCTCCGACCTTGGCGAGCTTGTGTGGATCGTCGACTTCAACCGGCAGTCCCTCGACCGCGTCGTGC contains the following coding sequences:
- a CDS encoding HIT family protein — protein: MSACLPCDLEQAAGVAVVYRDDDFSCEVADGYDLPGWYILRVRRHAEGWGSLTGEEAAGFGVISQRVATAIQTATGAEGVYFMSFGENYPHFHFLVIARPAGLPTELKGAGILALRPDHRDIDASLATAADVRATLAAT
- a CDS encoding alpha/beta hydrolase, which codes for MSTSFTHSVSGSGAAAGMTFSGRSNGTAPGRDVPLVIALHGGTYSSVYFDIPGYSLLDHAAAAGVPVIALDRPNYGDSSPLDAGESIILSNADVLGDAIGSIWREHGEGTAGIVLIAHSIGAAVATAIAATPQDWPLLGLAISGCLVRVPGESRAAWESLPDIPVIELPTPMKDQVMFGPAGTIAADMPAASHPSNTIVPKSELLDITGEWIEHRAEVCGRVKVPVHHRQGEFDALWVTDQSEIDAFRAGFGSATSVDSRLVHGSGHCIDFHRPSESFQLSQLSFALECAIPARA
- a CDS encoding GntR family transcriptional regulator; this encodes MTQETQVRSLAESSASIVDLVTAEIRRAVLTGALAPGTAFSIRDLATQLGVSHIPVREALRRLESQGLIVLRRARSASVAPLTSADLQAIYRLRYLIELPLAGSSAGRRSPAERERLDALLEGSRDPDPEVAWQAHYDFHAALVHPAANEWDDRMMQTLWMAAERYTHLVFDPTQITETERQRRYETHLVLRDAALRDDADAMADALRAHLSANEGRILDHISTLERR
- a CDS encoding NAD(P)H-binding protein, which gives rise to MTALILGATGNVGPHVVSELLRSGEEPRVLVRDEARARQLLGDEVELVVGDFTDPAAVADAADDIDTVFLLSPHDFAMADAQLGVIRQLRRSGARIVKLSGTDSAITPQGPHVCRQHWEIERVLIESGQPFVILRPNSFLQVIVARLMLPAMQATGKIMNPIGAEGISFIDALDVGAVAARVITSHQWDGQTLVLTGPHPVSYAEIATLVSERTGAPADLIDVTPAEVRTSLVARGMAEWEAEHFEEMYELFRAGESAFVTDTVQQVTGRPPRTIEAFLDALLLPAGANA